The genomic stretch GGTCCTATACCTGAATTGTCCCCAATGGTAATACGGTTGCCATCAAGAAAAATACAGTTCATATTGATTTCAACATTATTACCAATATGAATGTTTTCTCCATAATCCACAAAAAATGGGGCAGCAATCCATACGTTTTTACCTCTTGAACCAATCAGCTTTTTCAGAATTTCATCAAGAGATTCACTTGCAGTTGTATCGGTTTGATTATAATCTTTTTGCAGACGCTTCGCAATGTGCCATCGTTCAAGCAATTCTTTATCTCCACAGTCATAGAGCTCTCCATTAAGCATTTTTTCTTTTTCCGTCATTTTAAAATATTTATATGACGAAGATAGCCCATTCTTCCCTGCTTCTTTTTTAAGTACTTAAAGAAA from Chryseobacterium indologenes encodes the following:
- a CDS encoding sugar O-acetyltransferase produces the protein MTEKEKMLNGELYDCGDKELLERWHIAKRLQKDYNQTDTTASESLDEILKKLIGSRGKNVWIAAPFFVDYGENIHIGNNVEINMNCIFLDGNRITIGDNSGIGPGVHIYTVNHPVRGIERLSYGKENEFPFWKSFTKPVTIGNNVWIGGGSIILPGVTIGDNTTIGAGSVVTKDIPSQSIAVGNPCRVIKQI